One genomic segment of Hydra vulgaris chromosome 14, alternate assembly HydraT2T_AEP includes these proteins:
- the LOC100201051 gene encoding pre-mRNA-splicing factor ISY1 homolog: protein MARSAEKAMAILSRWTAMVNSEDKPQDNARRPFLATECNDLKEAEKWRRQIIREVSKKVAQIQNAGMGEFRIRDLNDEINKLLREKRHWEDRIVELNGPNYAKIGPKMLDHEGKELPGNRGYKYFGAARDLPGVRELFEQDPPKAPRKNRAELYRFVDADYYGYRDDDDGLIIPLEKEAEEKARKEAVTDFAKKLDSEGIAFEEKDDNIYLNLNFDNDENTDNIDKSFVSHVPVPSQKEVEDMLVRHKKQELLDRYASDILKAQSSEAKALMGL, encoded by the coding sequence ATGGCTCGAAGTGCAGAAAAAGCCATGGCAATTTTGTCTCGTTGGACAGCCATGGTTAATAGCGAAGATAAACCGCAAGATAATGCACGTCGTCCTTTTCTTGCAACTGAGTGTAATGACCTTAAAGAAGCTGAAAAATGGAGACGACAAATTATTCGAGAGGTTTCGAAAAAAGTAGCTCAAATTCAAAATGCTGGCATGGGAGAATTTAGAATTCGAGAtttaaatgatgaaattaataaacttttaagagAAAAGAGACATTGGGAAGATCGTATTGTAGAGCTTAATGGTCCAAATTATGCTAAAATTGGACCAAAAATGTTAGATCATGAAGGGAAAGAATTACCTGGTAATCGAGGCTATAAATATTTTGGAGCAGCACGTGACTTACCTGGTGTAAGGGAGTTATTCGAGCAAGACCCGCCAAAAGCGCCGCGTAAGAATCGAGCAGAGCTATACAGATTTGTTGATGCTGATTACTACGGTTACAGAGATGATGATGATGGATTGATTATACCTCTTGAGAAAGAGGCAGAAGAAAAAGCTCGTAAAGAAGCTGTGACTGATTTTGCTAAAAAGTTAGATTCTGAAGGCATtgcttttgaagaaaaagatgataatatatatttaaatttaaattttgataatgatGAAAACACAGACAATATTGATAAATCTTTTGTTTCTCATGTTCCAGTGCCTAGTCAAAAAGAAGTAGAGGATATGCTAGTAAGGCATAAAAAACAAGAACTTTTAGACAGATATGCAAGTGATATACTTAAAGCTCAAAGTTCAGAAGCTAAAGCTTTAATGGGCTTGTAG